The window GGTGCTGACCCGCTGGTTGATGCCCGAGGAGCGGGAGCGGGCTTATGCCTTTATCCGCCGTCAGGTCGAGCAGGGCCGCCAGGCGTATATCATTTGTCCCCTGGTGGAGGGCTCCGATAAAATCGAGGCGAAGGCGGCCGTGGAAGAATACGAGCGATTACAACGGGAGATCTTCCCCGATCTCCGGCTGGGCCTGATCCACGGGCGGATGAAATCCGAGGAGAAAGAGGCGATCATGAACGCCTTCGCCCGTGGGGAGATCCAGATCCTCGTGGCGACGCCCGTGGTGGAGGTGGGCGTGGATGTGCCCAATGCCACGGTGATCCTGATCGAAGGGGCGGACCGGTTCGGGCTGGCTCAGCTCCATCAATTCCGGGGCCGGGTCGGGCGGAGCAGCCATCAATCGTATTGTCTGCTGCTGGCGGAATCCCCCTCCGAGAGCGCTGTGGAACGCCTGCGGGCCATCGAAACGATTTACGATGGCTTCCAGCTCGCCCAGAAAGACCTGGAGATGCGGGGGCCTGGCGATTTCCTGGGCACGCGCCAGAGCGGGTTCCCGGAGATGCGCCTGGCCGATCTGACCGATCTGCGCCTGCTGGAGATCGCCCGCGAAGCGGCGGAGCGCCTGGCCGAGCGGGATCCTGACCTTCAGGCTCCGGAGCACCGTCGCCTGGCGGAAGCAGTCTCGCGTTTCTGGCAGGGTCCTGTGGAGCCCAGTTAACACGGCAATTCGGGTTGTGGTTCGATCTGGAACCCTGGAAAAGCTTTGGGCAGATTTGGGTGCGAAAGCATACCGGGCCTGCCCACGGGAGCCGGCGATGACCCGAGCACTGTATCCCGCATCTTTCGACCCGATCCATTACGGGCACATCGATATCGCCACCCGGGCGGCGGCGATCTTCGATGAGCTGGTGGTGGGCGTCTACGATCGCCCCAGCAAGAGCCTGCTCTTCTCCCTGGAGGAGCGTCTGGCCCTGGTGCGGGAGGCCCTGCAGCATCTCCCCAATGTCACGGTCACCGCTTACAGCGGCCTGACGGTCGATTTCGCCCGGCGGATCGGCGCGCGGGTGATCGTGCGGGGGCTTCGAGTGATCTCGGATTTCGAGCTGGAGCTCCAGATGGCTCTGACCAACAAACAGCTGGCCCCGGAGATCGAGGTGGTGTGTCTGATGACCAGCCGGGACTACGCCTTCATCAGCTCCAGCATCGTCCGCGAGATCGCCCTGCTGGGTGGGGATGTTTCGGCTATGGTCCCGCCCCACGTCGCCCGCGCCCTGGCGGCGAAGGCGGCCGAACGCGCCGGGGAGATGGTGCCCATCATCTCCATTCGAGAGTAGCGATGGGGCCCGGTTGGAAGTTGGGGCGCGGGCTGACCCGGGCTCCAGGAAGGGCGGATGAAAGATGGAGGTTGGGGAGCGCTCGCAAGCGTCTCTCAACTGGATCAAAGCCCGGAGGGGTTGGGCATGGATATCCTGCATCTGATCGATCAATTGGAGCAGCTGGTTCTCCGCAGTCGTCCTCTTCCCTTCCTGAGATGGGTGGTGATCGAAGAGCGGCGGCTTCTGGACCTGATCGATCAGATGCGGGTCGCTATTCCACAGGAGATCAAGCAGGCCCGACGGATCGCTCAGGAGCGGGAGCGGATCATCGCCCAGGCGAAGGAGGAGGCCGAGCGCATCGTCGGGCTGGCCCAGGAGCAGGCCAGCGAGCTCATCGCTCAGCACCAGGTCGTTCAGGCGGCCGAGCAACGGGCCGCCGTGATCATCGAGCGGGCGCAGCGCGAGGCGGAACGCCTGAAGGCGGATGCAGATGACTACGCGCTGACCCGGCTTCTCGAACTGGAGGAAACCCTCTCCCGGCTGCTTCAGATCGTTCGCAACGGGATCGAGAAGCTCCAGAATGAGCATTCGGATGACCCCCCTCAATCCCCGGAATCCTGAACGGTTACTCCTGATTGCGACCCACAATCCCGGGAAGCGCCGGGAGCTGATTGCTCTCCTGTCTGATCTCCCGGTGAAGCTGGTGGATCTACGCGACGTTGGGATTGCCGAAGCGGCCGTGGAACCCTATGAGCGCCTGGAGGATAACGCCCGCTGGAAGGCGATGTTCTATGCGGAGCGCAGCGGGCTGTGGACCCTGGCGGATGACTCGGGGCTGGAGATCGATGCCCTGGGGGGTGCGCCTGGCGCTCACTCCGCCCGGTTCGCCGGGCCCGAGGCGGATGACCGGGCTCGCATTCAGAAGGTCCTCGAGCTCATGGCGGGCGTCCCATGGCCCCAGCGGACGGCGCGGTTTCGCTGCGTGATCGCCCTGGCCCGGCCCGGGGAACCGCCGGTGCTGGTGGAGGGATGCCTGGAGGGCTACATCGCATGGGAGCCCCGGGGGACCTATGGGTTCGGTTACGATCCGATTTTCTACATCCCGGAGCTCGGGAAAACGATGGCGGAGCTTCCCCCCGCCATGAAGAACCAGATCAGCCACCGGGCTCGCGCAGCCCGGAAGGCCCGGGAGATCTTGGGGCAATGGCTGGCCAGGGAGGCGGCCAAAAAGTAAGAGAGCGGAGGCGGAGGCCTCCATGGGGATCCGTCAGCCCCAAAAGACCTCCAATGGGCAAGGAATTCTTCTTTGAGAGAAAAGCGATCGTCGTCCGAGACGCAAGCTTCACCATGGGGCCGCCGGCTCTGAGCGTCCGGTGGCGCGCGGCGGAAAGGGAACCCCTTCGGGCCGTGGGGGCCTCTCCCCAATGGCTTGTTCATTACGGGAAGGGGGGCGCCACGCCGCTCAGGGTGGGGGCAGGGCAAACGGCTTCGCTGTCCTCCGCGCCCGAAACCCCGCCGGTCCGGGTTATAATTCAGTAGGAGCGTCCCAACGGGCCCTCCCCGAAGGGGCTTCAGGAGCTGGGCAGAGGGCTAAAGATGAGGATGAGGAGGGAGGAGCCCGCCTTCCCAGGCAGAGCTGAGCGGCGTAAGTCCGAATTAAAACATAGAAGCTACAGAAGGGGCATTGACCCCATGGAGACCCCCAAACCGATCGTGGAGCTTCGATTCGCCTGGCGTTCGGTCCATGGGTCGTATGTGACCGCGCGCTTTCAGGCGGTGGTTGAGGGAGAGGACCCGATTATGCGTCGGTTCTTCTGTCGTCTGGTGACGCTGCGGGAGGTGCAGGTCCCGGAGGGTCTGGACGATCCGTTGCTGACGGAAGAACGGCTGCGCGCCCTGGAGGGGAAGCGGGTGAAAGTTCCCGAAGAGGCCCTGCACGGGCGGACGCTCACTTTGAAGCGGGAAACCCTGACCGGGGGCTTGCGGATCCCCTATTTTCAGTGAGGCAGCGGGTCGTTCGTGTCGATCAGGATATGCGGGAGCCCATCGATCGATGGCGAGAACCGTGAGGAGGTTCGGCATGCCAGCGAAAAAGAAAACGGTGAAACAAGCGGCGAAAAAGGCGGCCCCGAAGAAGGTGGCCCGCAAAGCGCCCGCTCGAGCGACCCCACGTCGGAAAACCGCTCCCACGGCGGAAGCGCCCGCCCAACCCTTCAAGATCACCTACGCCACCCTTGCGGTTCCCAGCGAGGAGCTCCATATCCGCTATGAGGTCGCCCTCGGGAAGGTCTGGGAGAGCCTGGGGGGAACGTTCCCGATGGTGATCGGTGGTCGGCCTCGCTATGCGGAGCGCACCTTTGAGGATCGCTCCCCG is drawn from Thermoflexus sp. and contains these coding sequences:
- the coaD gene encoding pantetheine-phosphate adenylyltransferase, giving the protein MTRALYPASFDPIHYGHIDIATRAAAIFDELVVGVYDRPSKSLLFSLEERLALVREALQHLPNVTVTAYSGLTVDFARRIGARVIVRGLRVISDFELELQMALTNKQLAPEIEVVCLMTSRDYAFISSSIVREIALLGGDVSAMVPPHVARALAAKAAERAGEMVPIISIRE
- the rdgB gene encoding RdgB/HAM1 family non-canonical purine NTP pyrophosphatase encodes the protein MSIRMTPLNPRNPERLLLIATHNPGKRRELIALLSDLPVKLVDLRDVGIAEAAVEPYERLEDNARWKAMFYAERSGLWTLADDSGLEIDALGGAPGAHSARFAGPEADDRARIQKVLELMAGVPWPQRTARFRCVIALARPGEPPVLVEGCLEGYIAWEPRGTYGFGYDPIFYIPELGKTMAELPPAMKNQISHRARAARKAREILGQWLAREAAKK